In Sulfolobales archaeon, the genomic window ACCTCAGCAACAAGGAAGATCCTGCCCCATTCAATTAGATGCTGCTCCCAGAAATACCTTGGATAATGCTCTGGAAGGCTCCTAAGATTGATCTCTATTATCCTATCAAGATCGCTCATCATAGCCTCCCTAATCCTATACCCAGAACTCGAAACATTTTTAGAAAACATCGAACCCCCAAGCAAATGGATATATGGAGAGTAAAAAATAAGATAGAGGTATCAGCATAAACCAGATAACATGGGGTATATAGGCTACAAACATAGGAACATAACCTCTATAAGCTCGATATATAGATATATTATTTGGGCGGGGGTGCCCGAGCCAGGTCAAAGGGGTCGGGCTCAGGACCCGATGGCGCAGGCCTGCGTGGGTTCAAATCCCACCCCCCGCACCTCATAACCTATATTCTTTATCTAGATCGACCAGCACACCCCACCAATGCTTAATAATGCCCTATAGAGCACAACTCGCTGGCCTACAGTGCTGGGGCTATCTGAACTCATTATGAGAATATCCTATTTCTTCTCAATATCCTTTGTAGATGATACAAGCCCATGGTATATCTTATAGCTTGGAGCCACTGTCTTTGGATGATTAGCCCTTACAGCATCTAGCCTTGATACTGATGTGTTTCTAGGTGATCCCTTTAATACAGAGGGATCTTTATATGCCTTCTCAGCTATTCTGTTTAAAGCCTCTGCATATATATCTATAACCTCTCTAGGCTCTGTCTCTGTAAACTCTATCATTAGGGCTTCGCCAACTATTAGTGGGAAGTATATTGTTGGTGCGTGGAGCCCCTCATCTAGAAGGGCCTTAGCTATATCCTCAGCCGTAACCCCCGTCTCCCTAGCTATCTTCGAGGCGCTTATCACAACCTCGTGCTTCCTAGGCTTCTCAGGGTTATATGGGATCTCGTAGTAGGGTTTCTCCAACAGCTTCTTTATAAAGTAGTTAGTGTTGATCACAGAGATCTCAGAGACCTCTCTAAGGCCTTGGGGGCCGAGCATGGATATATAGATAAATGTCCTTATAACAGGAACTATATTTCCATAGAATGCCTTTACCATCCCTATACACCTCTTACACTCATAATCCCAGAAATATCTATCGCCCTGCCTAGCTATGAGGGGCCTTGGGAGATAGTCAACAAGCTCTCCCCTAGCACATACAACCCCTCCCCCAGGACCTCCACTCCCATGAGGCGTTGCGAATGTCTTGTGCAGGTTTAGATGAACAATATCGAAGCCCATATCACCTGGCCTCGCAACCCCTAGGATACCGTTTAGATTCGCACCATCATAGTATAGAAGGCCTCCATAGCTGTGAACAAGATCAGATATCTCGAGGATCCTGCTCTCAAAGATCCCAAGGGTGTTTGGGTTTGTAAGCATGATCCCAGCTGTTCTAGGGCCTAACGCGGCCTTAAGAGCCTCCATAGATACCTCACCATCATCACCAGTTGGGATCCTAACCACCTTGAAGCCCGCCATTGCGGCGCTAGCAGAGTTAGATCCATGTGCTGAGTCTGGGATCAGCATCTCATCCCTATCCTCCCCCCTATCTAGGTGGTACTTCCTAATCATTATAGCCCCTGCAAGCTCGCCAGCAGATCCTGCTGGGGGTTGGAAGGAGCATCTATCCATCCCCGTTATCTCTGAGAGCCACCTCTCGGTAGTATATATTATCTCTAGAAGACCTTGAACCGTCTCTTCATCCTGGAGAGGATGTAGATCTGTGATCCTTGGGTCTAGGGCTATGAGATCCATGATCTTCGGGTTATACTTCATAGTACATGAGCCCAGGGGTACAGGGCCAACATCAACCCCGTAGGACATCTGTGATAGCCTTGTATAGTGCCTCACAACCTCGACCTCGGATAGAGATGGTATTGATGGTGGCTTCGCCCTAGCTATTTTGCCCGGGATCTCGATCTCTATATCCGTGAACTGATCCTCATAGGGTATCGAGGGCCCTTGGGAGGTATACCTCTCCATCTCTAGGATCAGCTTTTCATCCCATCTAGCCTGCCTCCACATCTCAAGCCACCTCTGCTAGCGCCTGGACAAGCCTATCTATATCATCCCTACTATGGATCTCTGAGAAGCAGTAGAGAGCACAATCCTCAAACCCCTTTAAAAGCCCTTTCAACCATAGCCCACCATGGATCCCTCTCTCGAGAAGATCCCTATGGATCTCACCATAGCTTTTCCCATGGAACCTCAGGGGGATCTCTCTATAGAATAGCCTGCTCCTCAAAGCTATTGAAACCTTTCCAGATAGTCTCCTCCTAATACTCTCTACAGCGTATTGTGTTCTCCTAAGAATCGATTCACCCAGCCTTCTAATTCCGTTACCCCCTAGATAGGCTATGTAGATCGTGGCCATTATAGCCATGAGCGAGGAGTTAGTAGTTATGTTACTCGTAGCCTTCTCCCTCCTTATATGCTGCTCCCTAGCCTGGAGGATCAACATATATCCCCTCCTACCATCAGCATCTACAGTAGCTCCCACAAGCCTCCCGGGTAGCTGTTTCAAGAGCTCCTGATCCATCCTTATCCCCAGAATCCCGAGACCTGGACCACCATAGTTAAGACCGAGCCCTAGGCTCTGGCCATCGCCAACAACTATGTCAGCCCCATATTCCCCGGGGGGTCTGAGGATCCCTAGGCTTGTTGGCTCTGAATATACTATGAATAGAGCCCTCTTCTTCCTAGCTATCTCCCCAACAGCCTCTGGATCCTCTATTATATTCCCCAGAAACCCTGGGTTCTCTAGATAGATCGCCGCTGTATTATCATCTACCCTCCCATATATATCCCCGAGATCTGGATCTCCCTTCTCATCAACCCTATACTCCTCCAGAACACCTCTAACAGGTGATAGCCATGTAGATGCAACAGATCTGTAGAAGGGGTTCATAGTGGCTGGAACAAGGATCTTACTCCTCTTAGTAGCCCTCATAGCGAGTCTGAAGGCCTCCGCAACAGCTGTAGATCCATCGTACATAGAGGCGTTAACAACATCAACACCATATAGCTCAGCCATTATACTCTGGTACTCGAATATAGCCTGGAGCACCCCCTGGTTGATCTCGGGCTGGTATGGAGTGTAAGAGGTATAGATCTCTCCTCTGAGGGCTAGAAACCTAACTATAGATGGTACATAGCCAGCACAGACCCCACCACCTATGAAGGGCGGGGGATCTCTGAAAACCCTGTTCCTAGATAAAATCCTATCAACAATCCTATAGACCTCATACTCAGAAAGCGGCCTGCCAAACCCAACCTTTAGAGGCTCTCTAAGCCTTATACTCTCCGGAATATCCCCAAAGAGATCCTCAACATCCTTGCCAATGAATCTCAGCATCTCCCTCTTAACAATGGGATCCGAATTCGGTATCCAGCTATGATACATATGGCTTCCACATAACTTCATCACAGCAAAAGCTAATAAAAAGCCTATGACAAGAGATCTTCAGCCCATGGGATCAGCCCCGGCCTCCTCCTAGCTAGCTTATAGATCCCCTATCACAACATGGATCAATAGATCTAATACCCCACTAGAAGGCCCCCACATCAACCCCCAATCCCCACCAACCTATTTAACACCACCTCATAGACATCATTACTTAGACCCCCGGCTTTCAAGACCTTTTACCCTATGATAGCATATAGCCTCCATATATTTTGATAAATCACCTATATCCTGATCTCTGAGCTCCCCACCGATTCTTGATCTGAGAACATAGATCGAGCCATACATGGCCCCATAGGCTTCATAGATACCATCAGCCAGCTTAATTGGTGAGAAGTATGTGAATACACAGAGCAGAATAGGGTTGAGGAGAAATGATAGTGGAAGAGCCCTGCCCCTAACCAGGTATATGGTAGAGCTCTTACCACTCGATGTATGCACGATCTCTCCAAGCACATCAACCCGCTTATCTCCAGCATATACATATTTCCTCCCAAAATATGACGTCTGGGGACATCCACGTATTCTATAGTATAGATACCCTGAAAGCACCATTATGAGATGGATGAGGAGGGGGATCAATATGATCACTAGCCAAATACTTAAGTAGATAGAAGCCACTATAAGGATTAGCGATACTGGGATGGTTAGCGAGAGCACCTTCGCAGAGCTCCACATACCCACTAATTAATTCCAAAGAACCTATATCTCTTTTGCAGAATCGATCTACGTATAGGGAAACATCATACCATAGACTAGGTAGCGATCCTCAACCAAGCCCTTCTAAGTAGGTTGGTTTTAATCATGCTATTCCTAGTTTCACGTTACCCTTCTAAATTTTATAGATGCTAGCCCACCGCTTAATTCGATCTCTGTGTCAACAATGCCCTTGGGGTTCTGCTGCACCATGAGCTCTCTATCGATATCTACCCTAGCCCAGCCACCTACTTTATCCAATCTATATATAACTCCAACACCGCTCGGGACCCTAGCCTCTAGATCTAGGATTCCGCCGGAGAGATCGATGCTCACCTTCGATTTCCCTTCAAATGCCGTGTAGCCTAGATCTATATCTATCTTTCCCCCAGCAACATCTATAGACAACTCTGAATCTCTTAAACCATCGATTCTAGTGTTTACTAGTCCACCTGAGAAGGATCCTCTGAATCTCTTGACACCATGTTGAATCTCTATAGAGATTTGAGCCCCGCTAGAATCTAAGAAAAGCTCGTCCAGCACTTTGCTAGGTGTTTTAACAGTAACGCTACATCCCGAAGCGCTGATCTTTAGAGTATTACTTCTCATAGAAACATCATAATCACATCTATTATCCCCATATATAGATACCTCAGCCTCCGAACCCTCTCCATCCTTTATCTCAATCCTCGCCCCGCTGAGGTCTAGATGTACGGAGTTGACACCCTGATACTTCTCTCTATATATCAGGGTCTGATCCTTGGATATGGATCTCGATATAGATGATGTAACAGCATTGAGTATGCTCGGCACTATGGAAGATATGGTGGAGCTAACAGCCTCGATCACCTGTGACACCATTTCAGCCGAGGCTATTCTAGATGCTCCCGTCTTTATGGATACAACATTCCTTGCCTTGGCCTGGACTATAGATCTTAGTTTCTCGGGGACGGTTAGGGATATCACATTGCTTATTTCCTCAACAACCTCGTTAAAGAGATCTGGATCGATGTCTTCGGCAACCTCAACCCTTAGAGCGTCTTTTACTAGAAGCCTCTTCCCCCTAGATCTTATACTCTCTAGAAGGCCTCTATCTATAATAAGCCTGAGAGCATCGCCCAGTATAACTAGATCGTTGCCCTTCCCAGTCTTTGCCACCGCCTCCACAGCCTCTCCAGGCTTTGAAGGCTCTCTAGATGTTGCCTCTTCCCCCCTAATCATCTTGATCGCGTTATAAGCCTTTCTACCGAGATCCGTTAGCTCGTAGAGCCCCTTCTCATTCTTCCTTATAAATCCAGCCATTTTTCTTAGATGAAAAGTCATTGTCCCAGTATCCCTTACATCTGCATCGTCCATAAGCTCGGTAAAGCTTCTAGGGCCCTTCTCGGCTATGCTCTCTATAATAGCCCTTCTAATTCTATGGCTTATCACCTCGAATATCTTCTCTGTATCGTCGCTCGACATGATATCTCCACTATATAGGGGTGGCTCGTCAAGCTTATAGATTATGCAGAGCCGTCTCGGCATAGGATTTGGATTGTATTTGCAGAGTCTTCTCCGCATCAGCCTTATAGATGACGATTTTGATCAAAAAGCGTGGTGAAACCATTGGAGGCCGTGGTCGCCGAGTCCCTTGCAAAGCAATATGAAAACAATGTATGGGGAGCTAGGGATATCAGCTTCACAGCAGGCTATGGAGAGGTAACAGTGCTTCTAGGACCCAACGGCGCTGGGAAAACAACCACTATCAAGATGCTCACAACCATTATAAGGCCTACCAGGGGTAGGGGCTTTGTAGCGGGTTATGATATATATAGGGATTGGAGGAAGATCAGAAGAAACATAGCCCTTATGCCCCAGAACAGCGATCCAGACCCCAACTGGACCCCATACGAGGCTGTTAAATGGTATCTCGTTACAAGGGGTTTTTCTATATCAGATGCGGGTAGAGAGGCTAGGCATTGGCTTGAGGAGCTAGGGCTCTGGGATCAGAGGAATAGGTCTCTCTGGGGGCTGAGCGGTGGTCAGGGGAGAAGGGTTCTCGCAGCAATGGTTCTAGCGAGTGGAGCACAGATTGTTTTTCTTGATGAGCCGAGCTCTGGACTGGATGTCGAGGCTAAATATAAGATCTGGGGGTCTATTAGAAGGGCTTGCAGATATGGGAGGGCTATAATATATACTACTCACGAAATGAGAGAGGCCGAGATCCTAGCCGATAAGGTGGTTATAATAAGCAATGGGGTTGTAAGAGCCATCGGAGATCCTCGAAAGCTTGTGGAGACCCTACCATATAGATATAAAATATTGGTGAGAGACGGCGGTGAAGCCCCTAACCCTGTTGCCAAAGCGAGGGTTGGAGATGTTCTCATAGCATATTATGCAAATAGATCTGACGCCCTCTCAGCTATCGAGGCCTCCTCAGCTGATAGGATCTCTATAGAGCCTGTTAGCCTCGAGGATGCCTATCTATACTATATAGGGGTGGTGGGGAGTGATTAGAATTTTAAAAGCCATTAGATCGGTTATCGGCATAGCTAGGCTGGTTATGGCTTTCTCTATAAGGCAGCCTGCATGGATTATCCAGAGCATCTTCATACAAATCTCTATAGCTATAATACTCTGGATCTGGGGAGGTTCTCGGGGTTTTGAGTATTTCATAACGGGTGGCACAATCATGACAGCATTTGGCTATGGAATCAACATAGTAGGCCAGGTGATTGGATGGCACAAGGTGGCGAGGATACTCGAGCTATTCATAGTATCACCAACATCGCTAAGGCTATACACCATCGGCATCTTCCTAGGCGGCATATTGTTTGTGATCCCAAGCCTCCTGGTCTTCATAGGCCTGGGAGTTGTGGTTGGCTATACATGGCTTGCAATTATATCTATAGTAACATCGATCCCTGTTATGATGGTATCAGCATTGATAGGGGTTGCCATAGCACTAAGTATCAGAAAACCTGGGAATGTATCGGCCATAACAAATCCAATAGCATCTGTATTATCATTCCTCCCACCCGTACTATACCCAGCAACAACCCTCCCAGAATACCTCAGATACCCATCGCTACTAATACCAACCGTGGCTGGAGCCGAGCTTGCGAGGAGCATAGGAGGCTTGGGAGCAGCTGCAGATCCACAGATTCTAGTAGGAATCCTATTAATATGGATCACCATAATTCTAGTTATAATAAATAGATTAGGTGTGAAGACCCTTTAGCTGCATCGGTTAAAAGGAGGCACATTGCTAGAGCCATCTATAATCCACTCTATACAATCAATATCCACTTCGATCTATGTTTATATATCTCTCTTCTTAACATATGAATATGGCGATGCATCTGGAAAATGATCGAATCGAAAAAAGATAGTAGAGGATCTAAAGGCGGTGTTAAGACCTTGGGTAGGTATTTGATGATGAGTGGTGAGCATCTAGAGAAGCTTTTAGATGGGAGGAAGAAGACAACGATAAGGCTTGGAAGAATAGTTCCTAAGTATAAGGAAATCATCATCCATAGCAGGGGTAGGCCAGCATGTATCGCAGAGATCATAGGCTATAGATTTAAAAGGGTATCCGAGCTAAGTGATGATGATGCCCAGAGAGACGGGTTCAGATCTCTGGAGGAGCTGATTAGAGAGCTGAGGAGGAGATATGGAGACATTTCTCTTGAGGATGAGGTAACAATCATAGAGCTCAGGGTATTGAATAAGATCCCTTCAGAGGCTGTTAGAGATCCATATAGAGGTTTAAAACCCCATGTGATAGCTAGGCTAGCGCTGGAGAGATATAGAGATGAGCTAGATGCGGAGGAGATCAGGGTGTTGGAGGAGATTTTGAGGAGCAGGAGTATTCGGAGGGCTTCTATAAGGCTATATGGCTCTATAGAGGCTAGGAGGAGGATTAGGCGTATTCTTAGGAGGATGGCGGAGAGGATCTCAAGAGATGGTGCTTTAATGGAGAAGCGTTCTAAAGCATCCTAGGATAATCTGTCCTTCCCATTGTTGGGGCTATATCGGTAGGTTCATAGATGCAAGAGCTGTTTCCACAGCTATTGCTATTAGGAAGCCCAGGAATATTGAGAACCAGAATTTCACCGGATCCCCCCTCAGCTGACCCATGGCCGAGAGGTTCATGTTAAACACAGAATATATTATCGAGGCCGCTGCAGATGTCATAGCAACATCTATTATAAGCTCGTTGGGAGGTGCTGATGATAGTATTAGGGCTCCAACAGCTGTTGGTCCACCAGCTATGAGGCCCAGGATCAGGAGCTTCGTAACAAGCCCCCTAGATGTTATAGCTATCGCCTGCTCACCATTTGGGAGCGTCTTTGCCAGCCTCACAGCTAGGAGGGGTGATGAGATCGCGAACCCCTCTGTCACATTATGTATCGCGAATCCTATGGAGAGCAGTATTGCTAGCCCTAGATCTGCTATGGATAGAGCCGAGCCTATCCCTAGCCCCTCACCCAGGTTATGTATTCCAAGGCCTATGGAGAGTAGGAGGCTCAGAGTCCATGGATCCATTCTGAGGCCGAGCTTAGCCCACTCCTTCGCCGCTGCACTCCTCGTCTTAAGCCTCCTCTCGATATACGCTAGGATCAGGAGGGTTGCTATCAATGCTATACTAGTTGTTACAGCATATACTGTGTAATCCAACCACCTACCCTCCCTAGCCATCTCCTCAGGCTTCTCAACAAGCTCCACAGAGATCTCTGCAAAGAGATATCCCAGAAGACCCCCGGCCATGGCGTTTAGCATTCCCAGCCTCTCCCTACTTATATTCCTAATAGCGAGGATTGCGAAGCCCAGATATACCGTTAGCCCTGCGTAGAGGCCCATCGCAACTCCTAGGAGGTTCAAATACTCTCCCAATGATTAAAGCTGTTATGGGGCTAATATTTACTACTCCGAGGATCAGTAACCATTACCCATTGATCCCAGCTATTCTCTGCCCTTGAGGATATCCTCTATAGACATTACATGCCTCTTACCATCCCTACCCTGTAGAACCACCTCATTACCTGAGACGCTTTCAACTATATATGGGTTGCCCCCCACCTTTATATACATCCCCTCCCTCAGATCCGCTATTCTGAGGCTTATAACCAGCTTAGACCTCTTATTACCCCTCATACCACCTCTAATCTCGCCCTCCTCAGATGTCTTGATAACCCCTCCCAACTCCTTCCTAATGGTATTTGCTATTGAGTGCGCAGCCTGTCTAGATGCGAGCTTAAGATCTATCCCCTCTCTAGATGATTTGAACTCAACCACCATAGATCTTATTGCCTCTGGCATGCCAGCGATTATATTCTCAACCCTCCTCCTAAGATCCTCACCCATCGATGGATGCCCTCTGATCTGGAGGATAGCCTGGTAACCCCCACCCCTAGCCATATGACATACAGGGCATAGCCTCCTAACCCTGGAGAGTCTAAGTCTTCTAGACAGCGTATAGATCCTACCTCTGATAGATACCCTCAGCCTAGCCTCCATAGCCTCTCCATATTCAGTGCTATATACCCTGAGATCCTCCACCTCAGCTGATTCAAAACCCTCTGGCATGGATATGCTCTCCTCAACAATATATGCTAGCAAAACCCTCTCCTCACCCCCAATATCTATAGGGGCTATCCATCTATCGCCAATCCTATAGCTACCACATGATGGGCATTGAACAAGATCAATAGATCTGGGCACTAGATCGACTCCATAGAGCTCGAGATAGCATTCAACACATAGATGTCTAACCATGGGGATAACAGACTCCTCCCTCCCACATCGAGAGCAGAACCTCATCCACAGAGCTCCATATGTATACAGATATGAGAGGATATATCTTTCCAAAACATAGATAACATGGATGATTAGAGAACCCGGACCTGAGGAGTGATGAGGTCCCGCATATATGACTAAGGCTATTCACAGCTCTACAGCTCTATAGTTATCATCACAATCATATCTATTATCAATAATGTTTTTACAGCATCAAGGGCTAGGACCCTGTGCTTTTAGAAGTAGAGGTTGGAACTCACACAATAGAATCTATATTCTTTTCAGAAATAGGATTGCTCCTTATCGTATGCATTTTTATATGCCTTCTTATATTATATAGGATCCTCTCGATACCTGCTATGCTTCTAAATAGCTCCACAGCGTTCTTTATATGATCGCCGAGCTCAATCCTCTGGATGAATATCTCATAGGGTGCTCCATCCCTCTCCTCAACTCTATAGAGATCTGCTACTATGTTAAGCGGGTTCTCCATACACCATATCACCAGCTTTCTATCGCCTATAATAGCTTCTAGATAGCTGTGACCATAGTTGATCCCTGCTATTTTTTCTAATAGCCTCTCCACCTCTCTATATAGATCTGTGCAGGGGCTGGGCATCGCTTCACCCCTAGCCCTGCTAGCGACCCTCGGGTCTCTGTGGATTTGTTATCAATAACTCATCTGTTATCTTCATAGCCTTCGATGCACCCCTTATAAGGGATTTTTCTCTTGGGATCTATATTTATGTCTTTCCCCTAATGAGCCCTTCTAACCTCTTTCGCTTCAGGCCTAAACATCTCTATTGATCCATACTATTTCTGCCTTAGATTTGGCTATGCCATGTATATTATGGGATGGGGCTGGAGGGGCTTATAGAGATCTCTAGGAGGATTCTTAAGAGCTATTCTCTATGTGATAGGTGTTTGGGTAGGCTATATGCTCGTCTCGGCTATGGATGGGATAATGCTGAGAGGGGCTCTGCTGTTAAGACAATGCTTGTGATGAGATATCACCAGGCTATAGAGATGGGGGATGCTGGTGCTAGGGAGGAGTTTCTCGAGATGGCTCCTAGGATTGGTGTTAGGGCCTCTGGCCTATATAGAAGGCTGACAGGCTCTGATCTATCCCTTGTTCCATGCTCGATATGCGGTGGATCCCTGGATCTATTTATAGAGGAAGCAGCTAGAAAGGCTATGGATCTTCTGAGGAGCTGGGATATCTCGAGATTCCTAGTAGGGGTTGTTGTTGAGGAGCCTGTAAAGTCTATCGAGGCTGAGATCATCAGGGCCTCTGGATCTATCTATTATGAGGAGCTCAAGGATGAGATAAGCAGGGAGATAGGCAAGAGGGTAGAAGCCCTCGGAGGGTTTACAGCTGATTTAAGGGATCCTGAGGCAACCATTGTTGTGAGATATCCTAGCGGAGGGATCGATATAGAGGTTAGAAGCATATTGATAAGGGCTAGGTATTGGAAGAAGTGGAGGATGATAAGCCAGTCAACCATATTGAAGAACGGAAACCCCAAGTACTTCTCGGTACAGGAGGCATCGAAACCCCTGGCAGAGCTCTTCAGAGGATCCGAGGTAGTTGTGCATGCCTTCGGGAGGGAGGATATAGATGCTAGGATGCTTGGAACCGGTAGGGGAGCTGTGATCGAGGTTAGATCTCCTAGGAGGAGAAGAGCCAGCCTAGAAGAAGTTCAGGAAGCCCTAAACAGATATAGAGAACTAGTGGAGTTCAAGGTAGAGGGATGGGGCAGGAAAGGCGAGGTAAGGATAAACAAGAGGAGATCCAGCATTGCAAGGAAGATCTATAGAATCCTAGTGCTAGCCGAAAGAGAAGTGGGGGAAGAGGAGATCAGGAGACTCGAGAAGGAGATGAGAAACAGAACAATAAGGCAGAGAACACCAACAAGAGCACTCCACAGGAGAAAAGATATAGAGAGGATAAAACACGTATACCAAGTAAAATGCACCAAGATAGCCGATAACCTCCTCGAATGCCTAGTAGAAGCCTCAGGAGGACTATATATAAAGGAGCTGGTAAGCGGTGACGACGGAAGAACAAAGCCCAGCTTCGCAGAAATATTAGGGACAGATGTAACATGTATAGAGCTAGATGTGGTTTGGACGGAACTCTAAAACCTATTCAGATCGACTAAGCCAACAACAAAAACTATTAAAGCTATATTATTTATTAAATATATTTATAAGGTATCAACGAGGTCAAGCTAGTATATGGTGTGAACGGAAAAGCCTCAATGAAAGAAGGGCATTGATAAAGCATTACTTAGGTATATCCTCTTAACCAAGAATAGCTCGAGAGGAGAGGGATACTAAGTGAGATATTATCATAGGAAGTCCTAGAATACTTTGAATACCTTGGAGACTTGCTGGCTTTAGAATGCTTTTAGTTATTGGCTCAAAGATTGATGTATAGGGTATTTGTGGTTTATAGGGGTGGCTACG contains:
- the gcvPB gene encoding aminomethyl-transferring glycine dehydrogenase subunit GcvPB encodes the protein MWRQARWDEKLILEMERYTSQGPSIPYEDQFTDIEIEIPGKIARAKPPSIPSLSEVEVVRHYTRLSQMSYGVDVGPVPLGSCTMKYNPKIMDLIALDPRITDLHPLQDEETVQGLLEIIYTTERWLSEITGMDRCSFQPPAGSAGELAGAIMIRKYHLDRGEDRDEMLIPDSAHGSNSASAAMAGFKVVRIPTGDDGEVSMEALKAALGPRTAGIMLTNPNTLGIFESRILEISDLVHSYGGLLYYDGANLNGILGVARPGDMGFDIVHLNLHKTFATPHGSGGPGGGVVCARGELVDYLPRPLIARQGDRYFWDYECKRCIGMVKAFYGNIVPVIRTFIYISMLGPQGLREVSEISVINTNYFIKKLLEKPYYEIPYNPEKPRKHEVVISASKIARETGVTAEDIAKALLDEGLHAPTIYFPLIVGEALMIEFTETEPREVIDIYAEALNRIAEKAYKDPSVLKGSPRNTSVSRLDAVRANHPKTVAPSYKIYHGLVSSTKDIEKK
- the gcvPA gene encoding aminomethyl-transferring glycine dehydrogenase subunit GcvPA; translated protein: MYHSWIPNSDPIVKREMLRFIGKDVEDLFGDIPESIRLREPLKVGFGRPLSEYEVYRIVDRILSRNRVFRDPPPFIGGGVCAGYVPSIVRFLALRGEIYTSYTPYQPEINQGVLQAIFEYQSIMAELYGVDVVNASMYDGSTAVAEAFRLAMRATKRSKILVPATMNPFYRSVASTWLSPVRGVLEEYRVDEKGDPDLGDIYGRVDDNTAAIYLENPGFLGNIIEDPEAVGEIARKKRALFIVYSEPTSLGILRPPGEYGADIVVGDGQSLGLGLNYGGPGLGILGIRMDQELLKQLPGRLVGATVDADGRRGYMLILQAREQHIRREKATSNITTNSSLMAIMATIYIAYLGGNGIRRLGESILRRTQYAVESIRRRLSGKVSIALRSRLFYREIPLRFHGKSYGEIHRDLLERGIHGGLWLKGLLKGFEDCALYCFSEIHSRDDIDRLVQALAEVA
- a CDS encoding helix-turn-helix domain-containing protein, with amino-acid sequence MSSDDTEKIFEVISHRIRRAIIESIAEKGPRSFTELMDDADVRDTGTMTFHLRKMAGFIRKNEKGLYELTDLGRKAYNAIKMIRGEEATSREPSKPGEAVEAVAKTGKGNDLVILGDALRLIIDRGLLESIRSRGKRLLVKDALRVEVAEDIDPDLFNEVVEEISNVISLTVPEKLRSIVQAKARNVVSIKTGASRIASAEMVSQVIEAVSSTISSIVPSILNAVTSSISRSISKDQTLIYREKYQGVNSVHLDLSGARIEIKDGEGSEAEVSIYGDNRCDYDVSMRSNTLKISASGCSVTVKTPSKVLDELFLDSSGAQISIEIQHGVKRFRGSFSGGLVNTRIDGLRDSELSIDVAGGKIDIDLGYTAFEGKSKVSIDLSGGILDLEARVPSGVGVIYRLDKVGGWARVDIDRELMVQQNPKGIVDTEIELSGGLASIKFRRVT
- a CDS encoding ABC transporter ATP-binding protein gives rise to the protein MVAESLAKQYENNVWGARDISFTAGYGEVTVLLGPNGAGKTTTIKMLTTIIRPTRGRGFVAGYDIYRDWRKIRRNIALMPQNSDPDPNWTPYEAVKWYLVTRGFSISDAGREARHWLEELGLWDQRNRSLWGLSGGQGRRVLAAMVLASGAQIVFLDEPSSGLDVEAKYKIWGSIRRACRYGRAIIYTTHEMREAEILADKVVIISNGVVRAIGDPRKLVETLPYRYKILVRDGGEAPNPVAKARVGDVLIAYYANRSDALSAIEASSADRISIEPVSLEDAYLYYIGVVGSD
- a CDS encoding ABC transporter permease, which produces MIRILKAIRSVIGIARLVMAFSIRQPAWIIQSIFIQISIAIILWIWGGSRGFEYFITGGTIMTAFGYGINIVGQVIGWHKVARILELFIVSPTSLRLYTIGIFLGGILFVIPSLLVFIGLGVVVGYTWLAIISIVTSIPVMMVSALIGVAIALSIRKPGNVSAITNPIASVLSFLPPVLYPATTLPEYLRYPSLLIPTVAGAELARSIGGLGAAADPQILVGILLIWITIILVIINRLGVKTL
- a CDS encoding ASCH domain-containing protein; the encoded protein is MIESKKDSRGSKGGVKTLGRYLMMSGEHLEKLLDGRKKTTIRLGRIVPKYKEIIIHSRGRPACIAEIIGYRFKRVSELSDDDAQRDGFRSLEELIRELRRRYGDISLEDEVTIIELRVLNKIPSEAVRDPYRGLKPHVIARLALERYRDELDAEEIRVLEEILRSRSIRRASIRLYGSIEARRRIRRILRRMAERISRDGALMEKRSKAS
- a CDS encoding 60S ribosomal export protein NMD3, encoding MRFCSRCGREESVIPMVRHLCVECYLELYGVDLVPRSIDLVQCPSCGSYRIGDRWIAPIDIGGEERVLLAYIVEESISMPEGFESAEVEDLRVYSTEYGEAMEARLRVSIRGRIYTLSRRLRLSRVRRLCPVCHMARGGGYQAILQIRGHPSMGEDLRRRVENIIAGMPEAIRSMVVEFKSSREGIDLKLASRQAAHSIANTIRKELGGVIKTSEEGEIRGGMRGNKRSKLVISLRIADLREGMYIKVGGNPYIVESVSGNEVVLQGRDGKRHVMSIEDILKGRE
- a CDS encoding tRNA pseudouridine(54/55) synthase Pus10; this translates as MGLEGLIEISRRILKSYSLCDRCLGRLYARLGYGWDNAERGSAVKTMLVMRYHQAIEMGDAGAREEFLEMAPRIGVRASGLYRRLTGSDLSLVPCSICGGSLDLFIEEAARKAMDLLRSWDISRFLVGVVVEEPVKSIEAEIIRASGSIYYEELKDEISREIGKRVEALGGFTADLRDPEATIVVRYPSGGIDIEVRSILIRARYWKKWRMISQSTILKNGNPKYFSVQEASKPLAELFRGSEVVVHAFGREDIDARMLGTGRGAVIEVRSPRRRRASLEEVQEALNRYRELVEFKVEGWGRKGEVRINKRRSSIARKIYRILVLAEREVGEEEIRRLEKEMRNRTIRQRTPTRALHRRKDIERIKHVYQVKCTKIADNLLECLVEASGGLYIKELVSGDDGRTKPSFAEILGTDVTCIELDVVWTEL